Proteins from one Sabethes cyaneus chromosome 2, idSabCyanKW18_F2, whole genome shotgun sequence genomic window:
- the LOC128737594 gene encoding uncharacterized protein LOC128737594, whose protein sequence is MKVQYDLEGAVIEQPKPKKLAGWRLRLKLVAVLLVALMFASAVGTFVYQRYYERHSDNGFELMVHDGDSQEEVTSEKQESSSSKDFITSAELDAISEDELRLLFSVAENVDSDGYEQAENSAVLSAEEPEKETWEWEGDGILGFRLRFEDGKWGFETPVISEDEKVTENDIESVHQEESNLSEAHFNDFSPQSDNKNSNTAVWINPNAEEDFGAEAAIMQFELNEQGLSIKYGNDENNMKELQHDSGIGWLARLMLQELFLAVEQSSETGNKVDLPAVHVGDEIWNWSSEDGQMGFKFRFGDDQWSFEPAVIEKDSSEGVLHEISRSSSTSDSKEDSKSNSRESDKNFSTALDSSDDSKS, encoded by the coding sequence ATGAAAGTGCAGTACGATTTAGAAGGAGCGGTTATCGAACAGcctaaaccaaaaaaattagCAGGATGGAGATTAAGGCTCAAATTGGTAGctgtgttgcttgttgccttaATGTTCGCTTCGGCTGTGGGAACATTCGTCTACCAGCGGTACTATGAGCGCCACTCAGATAACGGATTCGAACTTATGGTACATGATGGTGATTCTCAAGAAGAAGTGACCAGCGAGAAGCAAgagtcatcatcatcaaaagacTTTATAACAAGTGCCGAATTGGATGCAATTAGTGAAGATGAGCTTCGTTTGCTTTTCTCTGTTGCTGAAAATGTGGACTCGGATGGATATGAGCAGGCGGAAAATTCAGCCGTCTTATCAGCTGAGGAACCGGAGAAAGAAACATGGGAATGGGAAGGTGATGGTATTCTGGGTTTTAGGCTCCGCTTTGAAGACGGAAAGTGGGGGTTTGAAACACCTGTAATTAGTGAAGATGAAAAAGTCACTGAAAATGACATTGAAAGTGTTCACCAGGAAGAGTCCAACCTTAGCGAAGcacattttaatgatttttcacCACAGAGTGATAATAAAAACTCCAATACTGCAGTTTGGATCAATCCAAATGCGGAGGAAGATTTTGGTGCGGAAGCAGCGATTATGCAATTTGAACTTAACGAACAGGGTCTGTCGATAAAGTATGgtaatgatgaaaataacatgaAAGAGCTTCAGCACGACTCTGGGATTGGATGGCTGGCGAGATTAATGCTGCAGGAATTGTTTCTGGCGGTGGAGCAGTCGAGTGAAACCGGTAATAAGGTAGACTTGCCTGCGGTACATGTGGGTGATGAAATCTGGAACTGGAGCTCAGAGGATGGACAAATGGGATTCAAGTTTCGTTTCGGAGATGATCAGTGGAGTTTTGAACCCGCAGTGATAGAGAAAGATTCGAGTGAAGGCGTCCTGCATGAAATTAGTCGAAGTAGTTCCACAAGTGACTCTAAAGAAGATTCGAAATCAAATTCTAGGGAAAGTGATAAAAACTTCAGTACCGCTTTAGACAGTAGTGACGATTCCAAATCAtga